The Haloterrigena turkmenica DSM 5511 genome includes the window ATCGAAACCGCGGTACACACCGCCGACGGTGAGACGATCCGCTGCGAACTCAGGGTGCACCCGCTCAGCGACGAGGTCCACGGGTCCGTCGGCGTCCTCCAAGAGCGCAGCGAGCCGACGAGCGACGGGAACAGAACCGGGCGTGTAGAGGCGGAAGGGCGACGCCGAAACGAGGTGACGTTCCGTCAGCTCGTCGAGCACCTCGATCAGGTCGTCTGGATGTCGACCGCCGACATGCGGGAGACGATCTACGTGAACTCGGCCTTCGAGGAGGTCTACGGCCGCGATCGGGAACGCCTGTACGAGGACCCGGAGGTCCTACTCGACGCCGTCCATCCGGACGACCGGGAGTTGCTGCGGTCGGAGCTCGAGACCGAGGTCGAGGAACCCCACGTGATAGAGTACCGGATCGTGCAACCCGACGGCGACGTTCGGTGGATCCACGACCGCGTTGTTCCCGTCTACGACGACGACGGGAACGTCTTCCGTATCGTCGGCGAAGCGATGGACATCACCGAGCGGAAGGAGCACGAACGCGAACTCGAGGACACGAAGTCCCAGCTCGAAGCGGCGACCGAGGCCGGCGCGGTCGGCACGTGGGAGTGGCACGTTCGGACCGACGAGATGATCGTGGGACCGTCGTTCGCGAGGACGTTCGGCGTGAACCCGGAGGCGGCCCGTGACGGCGTCTCACTCGACCGGTTCGTCGAGGCCGTCCACGAGGACGACCGCGACCGGGTCGCGGCCGAGATCGAGGAGGTCGTCGAAACCTGTGGCGAGTACGAGTCGGAGTACCGCGTCCGCGACGCCGACGGCGAGCTCCGGTGGGTGGTCGCCCGCGGCCACATCGAGTGCGCCGAGAACGGCGAGGCGATGACGTTCCCCGGCGCGCTCACTGACATCACCGAGCGCAAACGCGCCGAGTTGCGACTCGAGCAGACCACCGAGCAGCTGGCGACGCTGTTCGAAATCCTTCCCGTCGGTGTCGTGGTCGCCGACAGCGACGGGGGATTCGTCGAAGCTAACGAGACGGCAAAAGAGATCTGGGGCGGAGACGTGTTCGATGTCGAGTCGGTCGCGGAATACGAACGGTACACGGGGTGGTGGGCCGAGTCGGACGAGCCCGTCGAGCCCGAGGAGTGGACGATGTCTCGAGTGCTGGAGGGCGAGGAGGTCACCGACCCCGACATCTACGAAATCGAGACCGTCGACGGTGCGCGACGGATCATTCAGGCGGAGGGAATGCCGGTTTGGGACGCCGACGGAGACGTGACCCGCGGCGTCGTCACCATTTCCGACATCACTGAACGGCGGGCGTATCAGCGGAAACTCGAGGAGTCCAACGAGCGCTTGGAGCAGTTCGCCTACGCCGCCTCCCACGATCTCCAGGAGCCGCTGCGGATGGTCACCAGCTACCTCCAGTTGCTCGAAAGTCGGTACGCCGACGCCTTCGACGAGGACGGCCGGGAGTTTTTGGAGTTCGCGGTCGACGGCGCCGACCGGATGCGCGCGATGATCGACGGGCTGCTCGAGTACTCCCGCGTCGAGAC containing:
- a CDS encoding PAS domain-containing sensor histidine kinase, with protein sequence MGDRADDVRNGGDANEATALRRYQTLVNEIDDGVYQLDAAERFVTINDRFVELTGYARDALLGEHVSLVFDETDRQRVKRELSELRTTGGRRNETIETAVHTADGETIRCELRVHPLSDEVHGSVGVLQERSEPTSDGNRTGRVEAEGRRRNEVTFRQLVEHLDQVVWMSTADMRETIYVNSAFEEVYGRDRERLYEDPEVLLDAVHPDDRELLRSELETEVEEPHVIEYRIVQPDGDVRWIHDRVVPVYDDDGNVFRIVGEAMDITERKEHERELEDTKSQLEAATEAGAVGTWEWHVRTDEMIVGPSFARTFGVNPEAARDGVSLDRFVEAVHEDDRDRVAAEIEEVVETCGEYESEYRVRDADGELRWVVARGHIECAENGEAMTFPGALTDITERKRAELRLEQTTEQLATLFEILPVGVVVADSDGGFVEANETAKEIWGGDVFDVESVAEYERYTGWWAESDEPVEPEEWTMSRVLEGEEVTDPDIYEIETVDGARRIIQAEGMPVWDADGDVTRGVVTISDITERRAYQRKLEESNERLEQFAYAASHDLQEPLRMVTSYLQLLESRYADAFDEDGREFLEFAVDGADRMRAMIDGLLEYSRVETRGDPFEPTDLNDVLEDVRSDLQLQIEESGAEITTEDLPRVNGDVDQLRQLFQNLLSNAIIYSGEGSPRVRVDARRRGRQWVISVEDNGIGIDPEDQERIFTVFDRLHSREEYEGTGIGLALCERIVERHGGEIWVDSEAGDGATFSMTLPAARDR